A single genomic interval of Falco cherrug isolate bFalChe1 chromosome 8, bFalChe1.pri, whole genome shotgun sequence harbors:
- the SGO2 gene encoding shugoshin 2 isoform X1, which yields MVLQKSSSDFAHVIPSPVKFSNESIIDFKKLLFTDKMKPEETVYDADMELTASDAGELLTVTAKHTGKLHQNKKSNANSDKILANFRKVKCSKKDKEKTKGKTEVSSIFYAEERQSRADNSEVSKTTDSQTELFHSQTEQLPTRNSVGKQILLNTSKYYQPQHCPHKAKDTRRTYKVTFISTGKQKTNKETFSETFEDTESKAQKADSNSSIHKIPPEVYYGENVPFQHNTPNILPSQWDFLHTNEKHRRKINRKTLKNPSKMNTAKYCRKENGQCGKYISKRSQTEIHQHNNKRKQDQKNITKIKYNKKGSYKQSGETEHDSIHKITCKADKKSSHLSPGRLKHTLAKASQKTYVIPKENFTQFSPCKSEELKNKDTFHAETIHGNKITETWQMQVALVTQNVIAMNTPQAKEQVSDNGSMLKKIDSSSVAHKPLNFSNSPDNQVKHKQKFGSDITETTPEKNHFRHIDQGGQTILDNEEVPHETDSLMSKLKSTVQKSENLKFLPVQCSKRMPLNVDSFSQEGLSNVKLPDLDNHDASMNFSILKNSEICEGNDHRKALDSGKAEQKLDHISKETNKKTLTPCHGKCTGVPETVVRYLLLILSYYYCLLRVMKQEWKKVRLKMTKIIHFLYHISVTVSFLIVTNVVVTFQYISS from the coding sequence ATGGTTTTGCAGAAAAGTTCAAGTGACTTCGCTCACGTTATTCCTTCACCTGTTAAATTCAGCAATGAAAGTATCATAGATTTTAAGAAGCTGCTTTTTACTGACAAGATGAAGCCTGAAGAAACTGTTTATGATGCTGATATGGAGCTGACTGCCAGTGATGCAGGCGAACTACTCACAGTTACAGCAAAACACACAGGTAAAttacaccaaaataaaaagagtaaTGCCAATTCAGATAAAATATTAGCAAAttttagaaaagtaaaatgttcAAAGAAGGATAAAGAGAAAACTAAAGGTAAGACTGAAGTCAGTTCAATTTTCTATGCAGAAGAAAGGCAAAGTAGGGCTGACAATAGTGAAGTTTCAAAAACTACTGACTCACAAACTGAACTTTTCCATAGTCAGACAGAACAGCTGCCTACCAGAAATTCTGTAGGGAAGCAGATTTTGCTAAATACCAGCAAATATTATCAACCACAACACTGTCCACATAAAGCTAAAGATACTAGGAGGACATACAAGGTTACCTTCATAAgtacaggaaaacagaagacaaataaaGAAACCTTCTCAGAAACATTTGAAGACACggaaagcaaagcacaaaaagCAGACTCAAACTCATCTATCCACAAGATCCCACCAGAAGTTTATTATGGTGAAAATGTACCATTCCAACATAATACTCCTAATATATTGCCTTCACAGTGGGACTTTCTGCATACAAATGAGAAACATAGAcgaaaaataaacaggaaaaccTTAAAAAACCCTTCTAAAATGAACACAGCAAAGTACTGTAGAAAGGAAAATGGGCAGtgtggaaaatatatttccaaaaGGTCTCAAACAGAGATACACCAACATAAcaacaagagaaaacaagacCAGAAGAATATtacaaagataaaatacaacaaaaaaggTAGTTACAAACAAAGTGGAGAAACTGAACATGACAGCATTCATAAAATTACTTGCAAAGCAGACAAAAAGAGTAGCCATCTTTCACCAGGCAGATTAAAACATACATTGGCAAAGGCTAGCCAGAAAACATATGTAAtaccaaaagaaaattttacacAGTTCTCACCTTGTAAAagtgaagaattaaaaaataaggatACATTTCATGCAGAGACTattcatggaaataaaataactgaaactTGGCAAATGCAGGTAGCTTTAGTGACTCAGAATGTTATAGCTATGAATACACCACAAGCTAAAGAACAAGTCAGTGATAATGGTAGtatgttaaagaaaatagaTTCCTCATCAGTGGCACATAAACCCCTTAACTTCAGTAATTCTCCTGATAATCAGGTAAAGCACAAACAGAAATTTGGTTCTGATATTACTGAGaccacaccagaaaaaaatcatttcaggcATATTGATCAGGGTGGGCAGACTATTTTGGATAACGAGGAAGTCCCTCATGAAACAGATTCCCTTATGAGCAAGTTAAAGTCTACAGttcaaaaatcagaaaatttaaaattcttaccAGTCCAGTGTTCCAAGCGTATGCCACTAAATGTAGATAGCTTTTCCCAAGAAGGTCTTTCCAATGTGAAGCTCCCAGATCTTGATAACCATGATGCTTCCATGAACTTCTCTATACTGAAAAACTCTGAAATATGTGAGGGAAATGATCATCGTAAAGCACTGGattctggaaaagcagaacaaaaactGGATCATATTTCTAAAGAGACTAACAAAAAGACTCTGACACCTTGTCATGGTAAGTGTACGGGTGTGCCTGAAACAGTGGTAAGGTATCTTCTTTTAATACTATCCTACTATTATTGCTTGCTTAGAGTGATGAAACAGGAGTGGAAAAAGGTAAGACTGAAAATGACTAAGATTATTCATTTTCTATATCATATATCAGTCACTGTATCATTTTTAATTGTAACTAATGTCGTTGTTACTTTCCAGTACATTTCAAGTTGA